CAAAACGTGAGTACCACCTAATTTTCTCTGTTTTTACCTGCTTTGTCAACAATCTCTTGCTGCTGCTAGTACTACCTGGCCTCTTAATCTACTGTGCAATTGTAGATGTACTTCTCATTCAATGTTTACGCTGACCAACCTCTATGTTTATCTAATTTCAACCTTGAACAACTAAGCAATCGAACAAATAAACATCCTTTTGGATCAACCTTTGATTAGCATAATATGCTGGTTGCATCTCTGCTTGTTGGAAACAACAAGACATATTTCTACAAGTCTGTCAGTTGATTAATCACCAGGTAATGCCTGTGTTGCAGGATCCATTCTTGCTGTTAACAGGCCCATCCCGCGGGGTAGTGTTCCTCGATCCGATCACGTTCGAATTCCAGCTAAAAGTGAAGGGAAAAGGGGAGTCCGAGGACGAAATGCTGGCTTTTGGTGTCTTCTACTACGGCGATGGGAATGCTTGTGCACGCAAGCTCTCCATGTCCATCCCCCACAACCGCTGCACGCTCGAGTACGAAGTGGCGCTGCGGCCGCGCTCGGTCGAGGCCACCATCAGCGTCAAGATCGTCGACGGGTCATGGCCGGAGAACCACCGAGGACAGGTTGTCGCCCTCACCTCCGGCGTAGACGGGGAGATCGTCTTGCTTCGTTCTGGAGACAGAGAACTGCCCGTCGGTTCGGACGGCGCGATCGAGCTCTCAAGGCGGGTTGTTTCTGTAGATCTAAGAGAGAAACTGACGGTTGCTGTGGATGCCTCTCTGTCCGGTTTCCTTGCGCGGGGTACAGCTGAGTTCAAGCCGGAGAACTACGGCACGAGCCACGGCGTGTGCGACCTCGGTTCCTGCAAGATTCAAGTCGCCGTTGCTTGGTCCCTTTTCGTTATTGTGTTGGGAAGATAGATAGACTGTGTTGGGTAGTGTTTGGTGGTTGCCTGTTTAGCGATTTTCAGGGGTAGCATCCCTGAAGCTGTTCAACTTTTCTGTATGGTCATGTCATGATGCCTTTTCGTGGCACTCAGCTTGTTATGTGTTTGCTCAGATGTTATGGTACTCAAATTGTAATTTTATACACTAGGAATGCATGGATGCTAGAAGAAGGTATATTTCTGCACAAATTAGCACATGTATATTTCCCTGAACACATTGCTTCCTATATCATCAATTCTAAAGGAAGTATATGACCACATGTTGTTTCCTTTATCATCAGTTTGTGTGTACATGGCCAAATTATTTCCCTGAATGTTGTAATATTTATGCCACTCGGGTCTAGTGTTGCTATTTACTCCCTCTGTATcgtagtgtcaaaaaacgtcttatacTTTGATACAGAGGGAGTAC
Above is a window of Triticum urartu cultivar G1812 unplaced genomic scaffold, Tu2.1 TuUngrouped_contig_5042, whole genome shotgun sequence DNA encoding:
- the LOC125528696 gene encoding uncharacterized protein LOC125528696 is translated as MCYTSEPPTPEYLFREQTVQIFSIRVRAPTDGLKWPLHVHGYVATRDSMDRNRNYLFRCARDNCQTLTQNDPFLLLTGPSRGVVFLDPITFEFQLKVKGKGESEDEMLAFGVFYYGDGNACARKLSMSIPHNRCTLEYEVALRPRSVEATISVKIVDGSWPENHRGQVVALTSGVDGEIVLLRSGDRELPVGSDGAIELSRRVVSVDLREKLTVAVDASLSGFLARGTAEFKPENYGTSHGVCDLGSCKIQVAVAWSLFVIVLGR